A DNA window from Brachionichthys hirsutus isolate HB-005 chromosome 10, CSIRO-AGI_Bhir_v1, whole genome shotgun sequence contains the following coding sequences:
- the nsrp1 gene encoding nuclear speckle splicing regulatory protein 1, translated as MAFPTKQYGLILPQTKGASKASILQKPSVFGDDSDDEMSVGETLQREAVKKKMMKQTRLEMQKALEQDSTVYDYDAVYEDIQTQRLENSKKVLHGADKKPKYIHQLMKAVDDRKKEQERRDERKIQKEREAEGEQFADKEAYVTSAYKQKLLEQKEEAEREKRVAEMEAALDVKKQKDLSGFYRHLLNQTVGEEAIPDHSSVKIQPATISKDTERMSPVLSSGFHDNIQSSCSDNDEEKEQKSGFSKLAIGSAHSKRQYRQRSPSSGSGDEQKEKEKERRKKSHRDQDRGRDRDRDRDRNRGREREDRHGGRRDDRDGRKERNRDRGREDDRSRGKVDAERENRHGKRERSPKEKEKDRNGEKEKRGNPDEDKQKDEYPEEEKDKMKELEKEKREETEHRKEKEDEQRPENEQKEDTEQTMNKFVKRSTDQTVSSARDRYMSRQMARSASKTYIEKDED; from the exons ATGGCGTTCCCTACAAAACA GTACGGGCTCATCTTGCCACAGACGAAGGGAGCTTCAAAGGCATCAATCCTACAGAAGCCTTCGGTGTTTGGGGATGACTCAGATGATGAA ATGTCGGTTGGGGAGACTCTACAAAGAGAAGCTGTCAAAAAGAAGATGATGAAACAG ACACGCTTGGAGATGCAGAAGGCCCTGGAACAGGACAGCACTGTGTATGACTATGATGCAGTGTATGAAGATATTCAAACACAGAGACTGGAGAACAGTAAAAAGGTTCTGCATGGCGCTGACAAAAAG CCAAAGTATATCCACCAGCTAATGAAAGCAGTTGATGACCgaaaaaaagagcaagaacGAAGGGACGAGAGGAAGATCCAGAAGgaaagagaggcagagggagagcagTTTGCAGATAAAGAGGCGTATGTCACCTCTGCCTATAAGCAAAAACTGCTGGAGCAGAAGGAGGAAGCGGAAAGGGAGAAGCGAGTGGCAGAGATGGAAG cTGCTTTGGACGTGAAGAAACAAAAAGACCTCAGTGGCTTTTATCGCCATCTACTGAATCAGACTGTGGGAGAGGAGGCAATACCAGATCACTCATCAGTCAA AATTCAACCTGCAACAATTTCAAAGGACACTGAGAGAATGTCTCCTGTACTGTCATCTGGGTTCCATGATAATATCCAAAGTTCGTGCAGCGACAATGACGAAGAGAAAGAGCAGAAGTCTGGGTTTAGCAAGCTTGCAATAGGTTCTGCACACTCGAAACGCCAGTACAGACAAAGATCCCCGTCATCGGGGAGTGGAGAcgagcagaaagagaaggagaaagaaagacgcAAAAAGAGCCACAGAGATCAAGACCGAGGAAGGgacagagatagagatagagatcgGAACAGGGGAAGGGAAAGGGAGGACAGACATGGAGGACGACGAGATGACAGGGATGGAAGGAAAGAGAGGAACAGAGATCGAGGCAGAGAAGATGACAGGAGCAGAGGCAAGGTAGATGCAGAGAGGGAAAACAGGCATGGGAAAAGGGAGAGGAGCcccaaagaaaaagagaaggatAGAAATGGGGAAAAAGAGAAGAGGGGGAATCCAGATGAAGACAAGCAGAAAGACGAATATCCGGAAGAGGaaaaggacaaaatgaaagaattagagaaggagaagagggaagagacagaacacagaaaggaaaaagaagatgAACAGAGACCGGAAAATGAGCAGAAAGAGGACACGGAGCAGACGATGAACAAATTTGTCAAACGCAGCACGGATCAGACTGTGAGTTCGGCCAGAGACAGATACatgtccagacagatggcccgCTCAGCGTCAAAGACGTATATAGAGAAGGATGAGGACTGA
- the LOC137900725 gene encoding calpain-2 catalytic subunit-like → MACVKMIHSLYEDGCEGSPSSPIRFKGQDYEQLKESLLSKGRKFEDKTFPANLDSLGKLENLSPKQLKEVEWLRPHDLNPDSSFIEDGTSRFDFKQGNVGNCWFLSSIGAMTLHKELVAAVVPRDQSFQDNYAGIFHFRFWRFGKWVDVVIDDFLPTRNKEPVSVSSRSQKEFWAPLLEKAYAKVCGSYGDMIAGNPPEAFKDFGGGVHMNYKLYEDTSDLWDVMDRAIQSKTMMGCGAFTGDKGKDICKRFGLVDGHVFAVTGVKRLEIDGNSINLVRIWNPWGEKEWTGDWSDKSATWKAVGEEDRNECLNKRNDGEFWMSMKDFCTYFEEMDICCESPNFICGDEGEWNCSLKEGRWEEGASAGGCDSQSEEFWTNPQFRLTVKGGEEEETDRERQTEEESEGTKNVLLSLLQRPDEEHRSKLKYHYIGFTIFKVPDKAPRGRLPQSLFLEEWPLKVSEFKKSRELIEFHTLEPGEYLIIPSTYDPHKTGGFIITIYSKAETDIE, encoded by the exons ATGGCCTGTGTGAAGATGATTCACTCCCTCTATGAAGACGGGTGCGAAGGAAGCCCCTCCAGCCCCATTAGATTTAAAGGTCAAGACTACGAGCAGCTCAAGGAGTCTCTCCTCAGTAAAGGGAGGAAATTTGAAGATAAAACTTTCCCAGCAAATTTGGACTCCCTGGGAAAACTTGAGAATCTCTCACCCAAACAGCTCAAAGAGGTGGAGTGGCTCAGACCACAT GACCTTAACCCAGACTCATCGTTTATTGAGGATGGGACGTCCAGATTTGACTTCAAGCAAGGAAATGTTG GAAATTGCTGGTTTCTCTCATCCATCGGGGCGATGACCCTCCACAAGGAGCTGGTCGCAGCAGTGGTGCCTCGTGATCAAAGTTTCCAGGACAACTACGCTGGGATATTCCACTTCAGG TTTTGGAGATTTGGAAAATGGGTGGACGTTGTCATCGATGACTTCTTGCCCACACGGAACAAGGAACCCGTGTCGGTTTCATCCAGGTCtcaaaaagagttctgggccccCCTGCTGGAGAAGGCCTATGCCAA GGTATGCGGATCCTACGGCGACATGATCGCAGGAAACCCACCAGAAGCTTTCAAAGATTTTGGTGGGGGTGTGCACATGAACTACAAGCTGTACGAAGACACGTCTGACCTGTGGGACGTCATGGACAGAGCCATCCAGTCCAAAACTATGATGGGATGCGGTGCTTTTACTGGG gACAAGGGGAAAGACATCTGTAAACGGTTTGGACTGGTGGACGGTCACGTCTTCGCTGTGACAGGAGTCAAACGG CTCGAGATTGACGGTAACAGTATAAATCTGGTCAGAATCTGGAACCCCTGGGGTGAGAAAGAATGGACTGGAGACTGGAGTGACAA GTCAGCGACCTGGAAGGCCGTGGGGGAGGAGGACCGAAACGAGTGTCTGAACAAGCGCAACGATGGGGAATTCTG GATGAGTATGAAGGACTTTTGTACCTATTTTGAAGAAATGGACATCTGCTGCGAAAGCCCCAACTTTATATGTGGTGATGAAGGAGAGTGGAATTGTTCTCTGAAAGAAGGCCGCTGGGAGGAGGGTGCATCTGCTGGGGGCTgcgacagccaatcag AGGAGTTCTGGACAAACCCACAGTTTCGCCTGACAGTgaaggggggagaggaggaggagacagatcgagagagacagacggaggaggagagtgaaggAACCAAGAATGTCTtactctctctgctgcagaggccGGATGAAGAACATCGCAGCAAACTCAAATACCACTACATTGGGTTCACCATCTTCAAG GTGCCAGACAAG GCACCGAGAGGAAGACTCCCGCAGTCGCTATTCCTAGAGGAGTGGCCGCTGAAGGTCAGCGAGTTCAAGAAGTCAAGAGAACTGATAGAGTTCCACACGTTGGAGCCGGGAGAATACTTGATAATCCCTAGCACATATGATCCCCACAAGACCGGAGGTTTCATAATCACAATCTATTCCAAGGCAGAGACTGATATTGAGTGA